The following are encoded in a window of Cottoperca gobio chromosome 20, fCotGob3.1, whole genome shotgun sequence genomic DNA:
- the map3k8 gene encoding mitogen-activated protein kinase kinase kinase 8: MDYKYDNGVELLLAHMNLEDIINAAETLYQLEEDEEEGGLSFEEEGLSQEEMDENDEAGDSMSSGQQKDYDDGVGGVRYGTVTDLLSFVNLLSNMQTAALQHLPEEMGVLLNKKDMAVKKGRYQINMDVLLFPWKLSYKNHGTSLVPKGSFGKVHLAQDTTTRKRMACKLIPMENFKAADVDFQARFRHENIAELYGAVLWDQSVHLFMEAGEGGSVLEKLDSCGPMREFEIIWVTKQVLRGLEYLHSHNIIHHDIKPSNIVLMSDKAVLVDFGLTVQMTDDIYIPRDLRGTEMYMSPELVLCRGHNTKTDIYSLGTTIIHMQTCSPPWVQRYPRTAYPSYLYIIHKQAPPREDIAEDCSLAMRSFLERALERNPALRSSASELLKDEAINPPREDQPRCWSLDSALEEANHIMLRQQSQHHDTTQDSSLYSEDSGHMKRKGSLYIDLGALSGYCKLVTGPPNSEYG; this comes from the exons ATGGATTACAAATATGACAATGGAGTAGAACTGCTGTTGGCTCACATGAATTTAGAAGACATCATCAACGCTGCAGAGACTCTATATCAGCttgaggaagacgaggaggaaggaGGCTTGTCATTCGAAGAGGAAGGTCTCTCCCAGGAGGAGATGGATGAGAACGATGAGGCAGGGGACTCGATGAGCTCGGGTCAGCAGAAGGACTATGATGATGGGGTCGGTGGTGTTCGGTACGGTACAGTGACAGACCTCTTGTCCTTTGTCAACTTGCTCTCCAACATGCAGACAGCAGCCCTGCAGCACCTGCCCGAGGAGATGGGTGTCCTTCTGAACAAG AAGGACATGGCTGTTAAAAAAGGCCGCTACCAGATCAACATGGACGTGCTACTTTTTCCATGGAAATTGTCCTACAAGAATCACGGCACCAGCCTTGTGCCTAAGGGATCATTTGGGAAAGTTCACTTGGCTCAGGACACCACCACCAGGAAGAGAATGGCTTGCAAACTG ATCCCTATGGAGAACTTTAAAGCAGCCGACGTGGACTTCCAGGCCCGGTTCCGCCACGAGAACATCGCTGAGCTCTACGGCGCGGTGCTCTGGGACCAGAGCGTCCACCTGTTCATGGAGGCCGGAGAGGGCGGCTCAGTCCTGGAGAAGCTGGACAGTTGTGGGCCCATGAGGGAGTTTGAAATCATCTGGGTGACCAAGCAAGTCCTGCGGGGCTTGGAGTACCTGCACTCGCACAACATCATCCACCACGACATAAAAC cCAGTAACATTGTCCTGATGTCAGACAAGGCAGTGTTGGTGGACTTTGGCCTGACAGTGCAGATGACAGATGATATATACATTCCCAGAGACCTGAGAGGAACAGAG aTGTACATGAGTCCAGAGTTGGTTCTGTGTCGAGGACATAACACCAAGACGGACATTTACAGTTTGGGCACTACCATCATTCACATGCAGACTTGTAGCCCTCCATGGGTCCAGAGATACCCGCGCACTGCCTACCCATCCTACCTCTACATT ATCCACAAGCAGGCCCCCCCTCGGGAGGACATAGCGGAGGACTGCAGCCTGGCCATGCGCTCTTTCCTGGAGCGAGCCCTGGAGAGGAACCCTGCTCTGCGGAGCTCGGCGTCCGAGCTGCTGAAGGACGAGGCCATCAACCCGCCCAGGGAGGATCAGCCGCGCTGCTGGAGCCTTGACTCAGCCCTGGAGGAGGCCAACCACATCATGCTACGGCAGCAGAGCCAGCACCATGACACCACACAGG ATTCTTCTCTGTACTCTGAGGACTCCGGCCACATGAAGAGAAAGGGCTCCTTGTACATTGACCTGGGGGCCTTGTCCGGTTACTGTAAACTGGTGACCGGGCCCCCTAACTCAGAATATGGGTAG